In Sediminispirochaeta bajacaliforniensis DSM 16054, the DNA window AAGCAGGTGTACCTCGTCATATATGATCAATCCCCATTTATACTTTCTGAGGAGATCAAAATGGGGGAAATCGGCCTCTTTATCCGGACGCCATGTCAAAATCTGGTATGTTCCGACGGTAACCGGGCAGATCAATTTTCGATCTCCGGTATATTCCCCAATTTGTTCCTCTGTAAGAGAGGTTTTATCCAGCAACTCATCTATCCATTGATGAACGGCGGCCACGTTGGTAGTAAGGATAAGGGTATTTGTTTGCATTAAACGCATCACTTCCATACCGACGATCGTTTTTCCCGAGCCACAGGGTAAAACAATGGTACCGAAGCCGCTTCCCGCCTTACCGTCGCCGTACAACGCCTTTGCGGCCTCTTTCTGGTAGTCGCGTACGACAAAAGAGTAGCCGGAAAGACTTTTCTCTCTAAAGCTGATCGGCAATGGGTCGCCCTTTGTAAGAGGCGCTTCATCCTTTACCGGATAGCCAAGCTTGATAAGTGCCTGTTTGACCGTTCCCCTATCTACCAGCCGGATAATGAAAGCGTCTTCGGTTGGTATCAGGTAGCGCTCGAGAGATTTCTGTCCGGCAAGTTCGGCCCGGATAGTAGAATCCTCAACAGTAAGCAAAAGCGTGTCCGGGCTTTCCGAGGGGCGAAGAATCAGTTTTCCAAACCGTTCTATTGTGTCGCCTATAAGAAAGCGTACATTGTCCGGTACGGGAAAACGAGTCCAACGTTCCAACCTGTCCAGAACCTCGTCTTTTTCGATTCCTGCAGAAGCGGCATTCCAAAGGCTCAATGGCGTAATTCGGTATGTGTGAATATGTTCCGGAGATTTTTCTAGCTCGGCAAAGGGAGCTATGGCTTCTCTGCAGCCTTCAAAGCCCGGATTGTGTACATCTATCAATAGGCTACCGTCGCTTTGGACGATAAGTGGGCGGTCTGTTTCTCCTGCTATCATCCTTACAAGGGTATCGATATCACCTTTTATGTGCAAGTAGTGTCCGGAATCGTGGTGGTGCTTTTAAGCCCATGCA includes these proteins:
- a CDS encoding DNA repair helicase XPB yields the protein MIAGETDRPLIVQSDGSLLIDVHNPGFEGCREAIAPFAELEKSPEHIHTYRITPLSLWNAASAGIEKDEVLDRLERWTRFPVPDNVRFLIGDTIERFGKLILRPSESPDTLLLTVEDSTIRAELAGQKSLERYLIPTEDAFIIRLVDRGTVKQALIKLGYPVKDEAPLTKGDPLPISFREKSLSGYSFVVRDYQKEAAKALYGDGKAGSGFGTIVLPCGSGKTIVGMEVMRLMQTNTLILTTNVAAVHQWIDELLDKTSLTEEQIGEYTGDRKLICPVTVGTYQILTWRPDKEADFPHFDLLRKYKWGLIIYDEVHLLPAPVFRVTAEIQALRRVGLTATLVREDGREDDVFSLVGPKRYDVPWRELEQKGWIAEAHCHEIRVPLPDSLKIGYAVADKRGKYRIASENPVKIEITKELISNHTDDHILIIGQYLNQLKEIAAAISAPLITGKTPNKEREEIYGSFREGKTRVIVVSKVANFAIDLPDANVAIQVSGTFGSRQEEAQRLGRILRPKERGSTFYSLVSRYTTEEEFAANRQKFLTEQGYKYQIELWEVD